GCGAAATGATCCTCGCACGCGCCGCACTCCGATGGTGGGATCGGTCTGACACCAACCCCGTCGATCTCAACTACAGGATCGCCATCGCTTGATAACCTTCACCGATCAACTGACGACAAACGGGTTTTTCAACACGCCCCAGAGCTGTGGGGCACCAATGCTCAGGCAACCGACACGGGCTTCGCCCTGACAGACTCGCCTGTCTTCACATCCTGATTCACGACGCACCGTGATAGCGAATTCCCCAGCGCACACGAGATCTCGTAGGGGATCGTCCCGACGCAGCGCGCCAAGTCCTCGGCGGTCTTGTGGCGCTGACCGCCTGTGGTCAGGGACAGTTGGCCTCTGAGGGGAGGTGAATTCGGCAAGCCCTGACCCAAAGCAAAGACCGGTCAGGGTCACCCGCCGACTCAAGGAATCTCCGATCCCCACTGACCCGCTGTAACGTACGGAACAACAACGCCATATGCGGTTAGGGCCGTTGATTTGCGCGCCCGAAGCAAATCCAGCAAACTGCCGATACACAATGTAGCAGAAGACCTGATCCCGCGCGGCCGATCTTTCCGCGCCCGAATGTCACCGCCGACACCAACGAGCCGACTCCGTGTCCCTCAAATCAGTCTCACATTACGAGATCGTCAAAAAGCTCGGCGAAGGGGGCATGGGCGAGGTCTTCCTTGCGCGTGATACGCGTCTGGACCGTCAGGTCGCGCTGAAGTTTCTCCCGTCGCACCTCACCAACGATCCCAAGGCGCGCGAACGATTGCTGCGCGAAGCCAGGGCCGCTTCGCGGCTGTCGCATCCCAACATCCTGACTGTGCATGAGGTCGGCGAGGATGAATCCGGGCGCATCTTCATCGCAATGCAGTATGTCGATGGCCGCTCGCTTGATGAAATTGTCGCGGATGGACCGTTGCCGGTCGATCAAGTGGTCTCGCTGGCGGTGCAGATCGGCGCGGGACTGGCGCGCGCACACGCGGCGGGTATCGTGCATCGCGACATCAAGCCGCAGAATATCATCGTCGACGGCGATGGACGCGGCACGATTCTCGATTTCGGCCTGGCCAAAGTCGTCGATGCGTCACGCCTGACGCAATCCGGCGCGATGATCGGCACGATAGCGTACATGTCGCCCGAACAAGCGCGAGGCGATCTGGCCGATCAGCGTTCGGATGTTTTCTCGCTGGGAGCGGTGCTCTACGAGATGGTCACCGGACGTCGCGCGTTTTCACCCGACAACGCGGCCGCGGTGATCTATGCGATCATCAATGAAACGCCCCCGGCGCCGTCACAGATCAATCCCGCCTGCCCCTCGGCATTGGAACGCATAATCGGTCGGGCGCTGGTCAAAGACCCGAATGAACGATACCAAAGCGTCGGCGAAATGCTCGCAGATCTGCGCCCACTCATACACTCGTCCAATCCGGCGATCAGCGACCCCGCGTTGATGGCCGCGCGTGCCGGTGCAGCGGACCCCAACCGGCCGTCGTGGCCTTCCGGGCCGGTCACGGTCCCCGATATCGGCCGACGCTGGCTGCGCATGGGTCTGGCCGCGGCCGTGTTCTTTATTTTGCTTTTGAGTGCCGCCCTGTTTTCACCATTGAAGCTATCGATGTTCCGTTCGCAGCAAGCGCTCGCCGACAAGAATACGCTGGCCATCATGCAGTTTGAGCAAGTGTCGGCGTTGGGCAACCAAGACCGCACCGGCCAGATGATTGCGAGTCTGCTGATCACCGATCTGTCCGAATCGCGTTTCATGAACGTAATCAGCCGCCAGCGCATGCTCGACATCGCCCGGCAGCTCGGCGTCAACGACCTCGGGGAGCTTGATGCCTCGATGTCGGGCCGCGTGGCCGACGCCGCCAATGCACGCTGGATTTTGACCGGCGAAGTGTTGCAGATCGAGCCGCAAATCATCCTGACGTCGCAGATTTCCGACGCGGAAAGCGGGACGATTCTCGCCTCGCAGCGTATCAACGGCGACACCGGCGATAATATCTTCAACGTCGTCGACCGTCTGGCCCGAGTCATCAAGAACGATTTGTCCCTGCCGGACGCCGCCGGCGGCGAGGCAGACCGCGCAATTGCCGACGTGACCACCCACTCTCCCGAAGCGTATGGCGCGTTCCTGCGGGGCATGGATCAGTTCGATCAGCTTGACTATGCCGCGGCCATCGAATCGTTCACCGAGGCGGTGCGCATCGATTCGACCTTCGCGTCGGCATGGTCGCAGTTGGCGCGTTCGTATCGCTCCCGCCGCATGTACGATCAACAACGCTGGGCAATCGCGCACGCGATGAACTTCATCGAACGCGTCACGCCGATGGAACGTCTGTATATCGAGAGTGCGGAGGCGTGGGCTGATGGCGACTATCCACGTGCCATCGAACTGCTCAAGACCATCGCGCTGCGGTATCCGAACGAAACCGAAGCGTTGATGTATCTGGGAACCGTCTACATCGCCAAAAACCAATACGACGAGGCGATCCTCTGGTACGACAAGATGCTGGCGATCGACTCGACCAAGAAAATCGCGTACAACCAACTCGCGTACTGCTACCACTACAAGGGCGAGCATCAAAAGTCACTGACTGCGATCAATCGCTACATCGCGCTGGCGCCCGACGAAGCCAACCCGTATGACTCGCGCGGCGACTTTCTGGCGGCCGACGGCGATGCCGGCGCAGCGATCGAATCGTATCGCGCGGCCCTGGAGCGCAACCCCGGATTTTATCACTCCGCCGCCAAACTCGGCTTCATGCAGATCTATTCGGAGAATTATGCGGCCGCTGACAGCGCCTTCCGACGGTTGTTCGATCATAAGCTGTCCGATGTTCGTGCCGATGGACGTCTGTACCGCACCTTCATTTCGATGCATCAGGGACGGCTGGGCGAGGCGCTCCGGATGCTCGATGCGGGCCTCGCCAGTGACCGGCTCGAGAACGCCAGCAATCAGCCGATGTCGACGAAGCACATGTACAAGCTCATGATCTACTCCAAACGCGAAGAATTCGACCACGCCCTGGCGGAGCTGCAGAGCATACGTGACCTGGCCGACAGTTTCGAGCCGCACAACCGCGCCTTTGTCCGTGCCGATCACATCATGCTGCTGGCCAAAAGCGGACGGCTC
This portion of the Candidatus Zixiibacteriota bacterium genome encodes:
- a CDS encoding protein kinase — encoded protein: MSLKSVSHYEIVKKLGEGGMGEVFLARDTRLDRQVALKFLPSHLTNDPKARERLLREARAASRLSHPNILTVHEVGEDESGRIFIAMQYVDGRSLDEIVADGPLPVDQVVSLAVQIGAGLARAHAAGIVHRDIKPQNIIVDGDGRGTILDFGLAKVVDASRLTQSGAMIGTIAYMSPEQARGDLADQRSDVFSLGAVLYEMVTGRRAFSPDNAAAVIYAIINETPPAPSQINPACPSALERIIGRALVKDPNERYQSVGEMLADLRPLIHSSNPAISDPALMAARAGAADPNRPSWPSGPVTVPDIGRRWLRMGLAAAVFFILLLSAALFSPLKLSMFRSQQALADKNTLAIMQFEQVSALGNQDRTGQMIASLLITDLSESRFMNVISRQRMLDIARQLGVNDLGELDASMSGRVADAANARWILTGEVLQIEPQIILTSQISDAESGTILASQRINGDTGDNIFNVVDRLARVIKNDLSLPDAAGGEADRAIADVTTHSPEAYGAFLRGMDQFDQLDYAAAIESFTEAVRIDSTFASAWSQLARSYRSRRMYDQQRWAIAHAMNFIERVTPMERLYIESAEAWADGDYPRAIELLKTIALRYPNETEALMYLGTVYIAKNQYDEAILWYDKMLAIDSTKKIAYNQLAYCYHYKGEHQKSLTAINRYIALAPDEANPYDSRGDFLAADGDAGAAIESYRAALERNPGFYHSAAKLGFMQIYSENYAAADSAFRRLFDHKLSDVRADGRLYRTFISMHQGRLGEALRMLDAGLASDRLENASNQPMSTKHMYKLMIYSKREEFDHALAELQSIRDLADSFEPHNRAFVRADHIMLLAKSGRLAAARDSLEALDLSVRGDTANNTMIVDALAWAKGWVAFGLEDYNSAAEHFAHPARRSMMFSARFYYALALFHAGRLGESVDEWREMLESHDEYRAQNPINSVEVHYWLGRAYEASGWTVQAQDQYRTFTRIWKTADPGLTAFADANARLRQLAQIH